The following nucleotide sequence is from Coffea eugenioides isolate CCC68of chromosome 10, Ceug_1.0, whole genome shotgun sequence.
TCTAAATCAATTGTATCTTTTAACAGTAATCTACCTTTTTGTTCTCTGCAGTTCTTTCACTCGGATTTTCATGTTCAGCAAACCCCATCTCATGTCCCACTTGTTATACGGACGGAAATGGGTAAGAAGTTTAGTTCTAATTAGGTTCaactcttcttctttttgttgaCAAGTTCAATGGCGAAAATCAATACGGACCAAGATATAGTTAATGTGTGTGTAAAGAAGTTGGCAAAGCAACTCTTGCCTGCCAGTTTCACGAGGAACTATTATGTGCCTGTTAATGCCACAGGCCCACTGCATCAGCTGATGTGGCCTTCAGTTCCATGAGAATTTGACCTTTTAATGCTGTGGCTTCATTTAAAGTTTCATTTCCAGATGTGAAAGCCAGATTTTTCTGCAGTGTGATGATGGTTCACTACCCTGTTGTCTTCCCTACTTTTTGATAGTAGTGACAAACTGCTTGAAATAGTCTTTATTGGCGCTTATGCATATTAACAGGAATCTATCTATTCCTTCTTGTTATACCTCAGGTATACTTCTGGGTAATTGGAAGCAATCTCATCCTGAGATGCACATGGACATACAAGCTGTCTGCTCATCTCCGCCATAATTACATCACCGTGTTTACAATCACTGCCCTGGAGATTGTTCGCCGTTTCCAATGGGTCTTCTTTCGTGTAGAGAATGAGTGGAACAAAATGAATTCTAAGTCAAATATTGAGCTGTCTATGTCTGAACTGCCAAATGAGGAAGAGAGATTGCTCAACTCTAACGGTCACAATGTATGAGTTTCTGAATAGATCGATCTTTTGCAGCAGTATGAAGATAATCAACACCATCATATTTTGCATGGAAGAGTTCGTCTGTTGCATTCTTTCACGGCCATAAACTCGAGAAATGGATTTTTGTTCATAATATAGCAAGTTTTTGATGATGACAGTTCCTGCAGCTGTACAAAATATATCACTGTTCTTTCGATGATTACAGCAAAGAGGCAGTCTTAGCCATTTTTTAATTCCTGACAGAGACTTgcaactgtttttgttgttaaattttttttttctctgcaACGATAACATTTATATAATCTATTCTAACTTAGATTAGGAAGAGGGGGAGCCAACGGGACTCTGTCGGAGGAAGTCACTTGAAGTGACATCCACAATTAAGTGATAATTATGTGGTGAGAGATATAGAACTTGAATTCTGAAAGAAGCGGTCGTTGTTGGAAAGAACGCTTGAGACTGAAGTCTAAGTGAAACATAATTATTAAGATAGAATTGGATCTACTGATGTTTTAGATGCTAACTACAATTAGCTGTTTCTTTCGTGGTACTTAATGCTTTTTTCTGTTAAGATAAATGATCATCGTCTCAATGCTGTTGACATGTCAGCATCATTTCAGTTATGCTTGGCACTTTAGGCCTGATTTAATGTTTCTTATAGCAGCCAAAAGCCAGCTCTAATCTTTCGGTGCTTGAAATTGCCTACACAGCTCGTCTGGACCATGTTCTCAATAATCGGAATCTACACTTGAGAAGCACAAGAAATAATGGATTCAatctttgtatttttttttttttttgaaattagaTAGGAAAATTGTTTGTGAACCAATGCACAGAACCCCGCTATAATTCTCGGAAATAAAGTAGATTCAGGATCTAATTGGACAAGCATATGTCAATTGTAAGATGATCATGTTACGAGATTACCGCACGTCAAAGACAAATCAGACGCAGCCTCAATTTGTACCTGTAAACGTGAATGGCTTTCATTCACGCCAACAACTTTATGACTGTTGTTGATGCAAAATTAGTTAGATCGTATAATCACTGATGGTTGGTTGCAGTTTATCAAGTGTTTGTAAGACATTGCCTACCGTACCGGTAAAACTTGCTTCACATCATCACACGTTTCAGTTGGTGGTCCAGTTCTCAGATTCCGCGACTGTTCAGTGGAGTGTGGTATCAGTCCAGTCCAGTCAGgtcaaaagaaaaacagcagaGGAACAGCCACCAGAAGAATTTTAGAATAAATCCAAATGCTCAAGCTTACTAGGAAAGAAGATTGCCAGAGGACCCTCTTTTGTCGTTTGAATATTTCCTTCCTTATCCTGTGAGTCCTCTCCCAACATACATCATATATTATATAAACCCCTCCATTTTGTGGCTTCAGTTGCTTGCTCATCTTTGTCTCAAAGAGTCAAGCCCCACTTTCTTTTGTCTTCTCCTCCTaacctttctttttcccttcttgACAATTCATGTTCCAATTACCCAATCTCGCATGTTTGATTGATGGGATCATCACTTGCACTAAAACcacatatttattatttttcccAACTGGTTtgtcaaaattggaaaacttgcaTGCAATTTCAAGCAACCATACAACTCCATAGAAACTGATTTTCGTGCTACatcaaaattgtcaaatttattCTCATGATTCCACAAACTGCACCATTTCTTGAACAAAGTAAGGTGTAAACTGAAGTATGCCAGAATCTTGAATCCACAGGAGCTAACATATTTTCCCgccaaattctgttttccttAAATCTTTGATCCCATTGGCGATAGTTCAGCATATGGAGAGGTTTAGTCAAAGGGAAAATGTTTTACTGGGATATAGTCGACAAGGATCCTTTGAGACCTCAACGAAAACATCGGATGGAGACTCGGACATGGATTTCAGTGATGTTTTTGGGGGCCCTCCAAGGCGATTTTCCATTCGAGAAACCAGAAATAGATATAGTTTCTGTGAAGCAAGAGAGGAGTCTGATGAAGATGCAGTTTTGTCAAGAAGTCCATGGCCTGTTTTAGACGAAAAACCAGTTTTTGGTGAAGAAGGTGTCAACAGAAAGTCATATCCAAGTGATGATTTTTATGATGATATTTTCAAAGGTGATGAGGCTAAGTCTCGGAGGACTAGCAGGGACTTCTTTGCTTCTTCCCCCGGTTCCCGGATTTCAAGCCCCTCTAGGCCATTGCCACCCAAAGCTGAGCCTCTTAGCACGTCATACCCTGCTCAATTCAGGTAAAGATTTTATTATCATTTTCGTCGTTTCGATTTTCTTTCTTAAACGATTCTCTAAGGTTTCTTAATTGGATAGGGAGAGGACATTTTAACTGAGAGATTCCTGCACTTTCATAATGACATAGAAGGTGAATTTGTGTTCTCCAGAAGGATTATAGAGCTTGCAAAACTTTAGGATGCTGTTATTTTACATTTCATGGCCTTTCTGAAATGGAAAGGATACGAGGGAGATTTTAGCTAAATATTGCTGCCTTGCCAAGGTGGATTCTTTTTCTTGTGACATGGAAAGGATATTAATCTCTTATTTTTTCTGGACATTTGTCATATTTATTCCTTTCTTCTGGTACTGCTTTACCTGTTTTAATCAGAAAGGTGCCATATTGCAAGTAGCGGGTGGTTAAATTTGTGGTATTTGAACCTTGATCTTCAACTTGTAATAGGTTTTTATCCAATAATTCCTTTGTCATGTTAGTTTGTTTTCCATTTCGTTGCTTTGTTATTCCTACAAGTAGTTACGTTACTGAATCGACCTGAGAAGTCAATTCAAGCATAAATGAACCATTTCTCTGTGCTCCTCCTGTGGCATAATTATCATCTCTACATTACAGTAACTTATATGTTGTGCTAGAAATTCTACGCAGATTGTGCTGGTTATGACTTATGAGAtttactttcctttttttctttcctacGTGTATTGCATCTAATTTGAAGTGCTAATGAAATGTCCCAGCCTTCCAGACAAATTGACAAAAGCAACGGATTTTCCTCTCTTTGGTACCACAAATCGTAGTTCCTATAAGAACAAAGATGGACTGTCAAACGGCACAAGCTATAAAAACAAAGATGAACACACTTCTCTTTCTAGATTTGCAAACCAAGCAACAGAGGTACAGGACGAGGCAAGAAAAGATCGCCCAGTTTACCGTCAAAGCCCCCTATCACAAGAAGCTTCTCATACTGGTGAGAATTGTCATGAAACCAAATCCATTGAAAAAGACATGGGAGCCAAGTTAAAATATAAAACACAAGGCAAGGAAGTTCCTCTTAATAGTGGCCAGTTTCACTTCTCCATATACAAATGGGCAGGCAGCGGAGTACCTCTATTGATACCGCTTGGGGGAAGGAGTAAATCGAGAtataaagaaaattttaagaCTGAGAGATGTTCCAGTTCTAATGGAAGGATTGAAAGTGATATTATTGGTAGGCATTTACCAACCGTGGAAGAGCACATTATATCTATAGATACGAAATCTTTGACCTTGAAAATAGATAATGAAAAGCATGATGACAGTAGCAATGACAAGAAGATAGATTCCTGCAGTCAAGTTGAAGAAACACATCTGAAAGTTCCAGAACCAAAACTCTTCGAAAGTGAAGGAACTGTTGCTCAACTTGATGACAATatcacaaggaagaaaacagaAGAAGAATCTCTTTCAAAGAATGAAACTAACGTgtatgcaaaaattgaaaaagaattTTCTACCAATAAAGGGCAAACTCCAAAGGCTCACACAAAATCCCTGCATGAACTGCTCAAGGATGAGAACGGGGAACAAGGTAATCTGTACTGCACATCAAGCTTCTACTTCATCTCTATGCTACTTTATATTGATTATATTTAACTTCGTGTATGCATTGCCACTAAAGGAAATGAAAACAGCTTCTACATCAAGACCACAAATGTAGCCAGTAATAATGTCAATGTCAGAACTAGTCCAAAGAAAACTGATGCAAGAAGCACCAGTGGCAACAGATCAGAGATGACTAATGCTAAGAAATGTTCAGCCACAAATTCAGGAGATGCCATTGGTGGAACTAGAGTTAAAGGAAAAGTGAAGGAGTTTGTAAAGATCTTCAACCAGGAAACTACAGCACAATCTAATGCCAAGTTTGACAGCAAGGGCTCTAGGTGGCAGGGACTGGAAATCAACAGGTCTGAAAATGGGATGAGCACTGCAGTCAAAACAGATGAGAACGTGCATAAGCTGGATAACATGGCAGACGCTTCCAGCAGGGTACTTTATAGCATCCATTATTTGTTAAAGCTTCTATTTGTATAACCTCATAGGAAGTCATTTTTTCCTGAAGACAGTGGAATTTCTTGAATCACATCTTTTCATCTTGCAGGTGGATGCTAACTTCAACAAGAATAAAGTGAATCAAGAATCACACTTCAagagctcggttcacaaacctAGTGATCCATCTACTAATGAGAgcaattcttcaaatttttctgGTTAGCTATCTCAGCATAGTCTTATGGCGGTAGCTtttcattctcttcaaatatattTCTTTTTGCAACTCTGTTGGTGTTGTTTATTTTCATAGTGTACCCAAATATAGTCCTCGAATTTTTCTgatatttttccttcttttcccaGATTCACTTCCCAAGGATTATGACAACAATGTTGAAAACAAAGATGACTCCTTCTTCCTGGTATGTACTTGATTCTTCGTTATGTGTCAAAAGATAATGATGCTGGATATCTTTGTATATATCTGTCTTAGGATGTTTGAGTACGACACTGGATTGCTGTTGTTCAATCATAGTAGAAATTAATGGAATAAACTTCATGCCCTGCAGGCTGTTAGGTTAGAGAGTAAATTTATCCACATTACGGTATTAAGAGCAATTATGTTGTTAAAGTGTTGAATGATGCATGGACTTTCTAATAGCTAGTCATATTACACTCGTTGTCAGGTTGAAGACCTAACTCATGATGAGGAGAAAGATTTACAAACTAGTGGACTTTCTGCAGAAATCCAAGTGAGTTTGTTTTATTCATAATGACTTTCAAAATTCTTAACCTGCTGTTTTGATATCCCTACGTCTGGATGCAGGCttcaaatgctaaaattcaaCAATGGTCAAGTGGAAGGAAAGGAAATATTCGCTCACTGCTGTCAACATTACAACTTGTaagatctctctctctctctctctctgaagTTTTAATGTTTGTCTAAGATAAATGACTTTCGAATTGTTTTGTATCCTCGACACAGTTCCTATTGAACTGTTGTTGTACTCTCATCTTTGTATTGGAGCCTGCAGAGTTAGTAATTGGAAATTAATTATTGGAAAGCTCCATTTGTCACATTCACAGTTTAtgggactttttttttttcggaatGCGTTTTAGGTTTCAACATCTTTAACAAATTTGCCGAAACTGTGATACATAGTTTATTATGCATTTGCCAAAGCTCAAAAATTCTGGTACATAATTTCTGCATTCTGGTATCCAACACTTGTTGGCATATCTATGTATTATTTCCTGCTTAGGTTCTATAGTGGAAGCATGTTAACCTTCTGACTTTAGACATCTAATTGCTTGGGTTAAACAAAACTTTTGTGTACATCCAAAGTCACTTGatgctttcttttatcttttggaTTTAGAACTGTATACTTGCTCTTCCTCTTCTTTTGAATCTGGTTGCAGTATTACAAGGTGCTTTCTTTTGACTTATTGTGATCTCTTGACAAATGTACAAAATGAAATGGAATGGTTTATTTCTGTGATTAGATAATGAACGCAATTATGTGGATTGATAAGATTCAAGGTTTTGATGTGATGTAATTCACTTATCTTTTCCATATGAAATTGTAAAGTTTTCAGGCTTTCTTTTCCTAAACTATCTTTGAGTTTTTGCATCTGCAAACCTTTATTAGGTTCTTTGGCCAGAGAGTGGGTGGAAGCCTGTGCCTCTGGTTGATTTAATTGATGGAAGTGCAGTTAAGAGAGCGTATCAGAGAGCTTTACTCTGCCTACATCCAGATAAGCTGCAGCAAAAGGGTGCTGCATCTCACCAAAGGTTCATTGCTGAACAAGTTTTTGATATTCTGCAGGTAATCCAATAGCTAGTCAAATGGTTAATCTCTTCAATTAAGTCTTGTTTGAAGGTATAGATGAACCAATTTGTAATCTGTCAAAGGACTACAAGAGGacttgaatattttgaagtgacTACCTTATACACATCCCCCAGGTTTTTCTCAACGCGTTGCTTAATTTGGGATATATATTCAGCTTATTATGCTGAACTCATTGTTTGCAAATACAGTAGAAGATTTGATTGCTTATCATCAGTAATGTGGGTTGTGAATTTCTCGTCCTTAATAGTCTTGCTAGTTGGTATAAAATAGCCGTGTACTAGATGTAACATGTAAATCCAGTTGTTTACTGAGCAACTTTGATGTTCATTCTGAAGCTCTAAGGAAACCTTAATTCTTGAATGCTAAATCTAGCTCTCTTTTCCTGCAGGAGGCGTGGAATCACTTCAATTCACTTGGTGCGATATGAGTGCTTGCAATATGACATCGAGGAGAATCCAAATTCCCTCACCAGCAAAATGCAAATTTAGTTGTGCATCATTTTTCTTGTGCACAGTTATATCGTTGTTTCCCTACAAGATGTACCATTGTTATCAGGAGTTTTTGAGTAAGCAAAGTAAATGGGAAGAGACTTCTATCAGACACCCGCAGCCTGTGGGCAGTACAATAAAAGCTGTGCCACAAAAGAGTATAGAAAGTGCTTTCACATTTTGCAAAGCTGTTTGAGACTTTTATCCTAGTTTCCTAGGCGCCACAAAAGTGAATCCCGAAGTAAATTCAGCAGATCAGAAGATATGTTCCTTATTTCTTTCAGGGGGATTAGGGAATTTtgacaagtgagttttttgggtgtttgtcgaAAACTTTCCTGTAATTtatcataaaagttgtagaaaaaaattttgaagtgtgtaatttttttggatattttaaagtgtatagtttaaaaaccttgagaagttttttgaaattactgtagttaaagttattaaaaaacttATAGTAGATAAATTTGATCAAAAACTTGTTTGCCAAACAAGGCCCTAGGCTTGTTTGGATTTCTGCAACACAACTTCCCATAGGCTTGTTGGTTAAAGGGAGGAGAAAGTCAAATTTCAGTCTTGTTTGGAGAGTTATTTTACAAGCATTCCAATCGTGATTACAAAGACGAAAGACATACGTATTTTTTCCTTTAGGGAAAAACACCAATTTAGTCCTCAAACTATTTCATTAAGCCGATTTAGTCCCTTAATATTTTATCGCATGAATTGAGTTCCTTAACTAAAATTCTTATGCCAATTGAAGATCTATACGGTGTCGCCGTCCAAAACACATGTTTCTGTACACAAATCAACGGCGAGGCAGGGGCTTTTTTGGAAGTAAAATGATACGATTTTTTCGGAAGCAAGGCACTAACCATTTTCAACAATACAAAAAATGttatattgaaaaaaatgtcAACTAAAAAGGGCCTTGTACTAGCATGAAGCAAATGATTACATGTACATATGCAAAGTGCAAACCTGAAAGATTCACTTATGTTATACTCGAATGCATCTGGTTACCGAAGTGATGATGGCCGGGCGGTAGTGGTGGGAGTGAAGCTTGATGCTCAGAGTAAAAAACTGCTCACCTGGGCTTTGGTTAAAGTTGCTCAGCCTGGGGATCGTGTGATTGCCGTTCATGTTCTTGATAGTAATGAAATTGTGGACCGTGATGGGAAATCATCTCTGCTGTCTCTTGTGAAAGCTTTTGACTCTGTTCTTGCAATTTATGAAGGCTTCTGCAATCTCAGACAGGTGGATCTCAAGCTAAAGATTTGCAGAGGATCATCAATTTGCAAAATTTTAGTTCGTGAAGCAAAATCTTACTCAGCAACTGAGCTTATAATTGGAACTTCAAGGAATCATCATACCATCAGTTCATCAGCCTCCGTAGCTAAACACTGTGCTAAGAAGTTGGCCAAGGATTGTTCAACTTTAGCTGTAAATAATGGGAAAATTGTCTTTCATAAAGGGGCTCCATATTCCTCCAATATCatcacaaaagaaattgaacatCACCATAGGAATGGTCAATCTAATGCACTTCAGAGGTCTctgactaaaaataacaaagcAATCACTGATGGCAACGGGAATGATAGCATCTGACCACGTTACTAATGGGACTTTAGATCTAGCCCCAAAAAATGCTGATTCTAAACATGAGGATGGTTTCTTAAAAAAGGGTTGTCCTATTTGTTCTCTTGCTACAGTATCTGAAGATGATCGCAATACACAATCAGCAAGACACCGGTCAACGTCGCCGGCCTGGAAGCCTCATAAACATCGCCGTATGGCACCTTCATTAAGGGAAGTGACATACCTGTAACGGATGATCAAAATTGCTAGTAATGATTAAATGCGGAAAAGGTGTTCGATGAAATGCCTCGGTGAAGTTTGCTTTGTTATTGTAGTAACAATTAAACACCTGGGTTTTGTGAAATCAAGGACTAATCATGCTGGTGTTGAATTTTCTTAATTTGACAGAaagattttcctttttctcgtCTGGGTTTTAGGAATAATGAAAATGATTTCCAGAATTTCAGCAAGGAAGATAGAAAGGGCGGGAATGAAACTGTGACTGATACTGTATTGGGTCTTTAGCATGGAATAGGCAAGAACAAAAATGGTTGTTGTCTTGCTTCCCGTAGAAATCGTATCTTTATACTTCCAAAAAAGTCCTTGCCTCGTCGTTGGTTTGTGTACAGAAACATGTGTTTTGGGTAGCGCTACTGTATAGATCCTCAGTTGGCACAAGAATTTTAGTTAAGGAATTTAATTCATGCGATAAAATGTTAAGCGACCAAATTGGCTTTAGTGAAATAATCTGAGAACTAAATTGGtgtttttccctttcctttaTTCCCATACCTTTGTGTGCCCAGCAAAATTAGAAGTCATTATTCGCCTTTTAACATTctttaaatttgtttttctcTAGCGTACAAGcaaatttatacatttttttaacCCATTGTAAAtatatactatatatatatatatatattttttttggattgtTATGGATTTCTTGAAAAAACTTGCCGGGCAAGCTCAAATTTACTCCAACTTGTTTTGCGGACAACGCAGCCCTTGGACTACTTGATACCTGATAAAGATAAATCAGCCTGTTCGTTAACAGCTTATTAATCTAAATTCCGTCGagtgtttcttttttcccctCGAAATGAGGCAAACTATCTGAGGCTGCATTTGACAGATATATTGCACTAATTTCGGTTCAGCAGCCTTTGGAACCTGGTTTGGATACCGTTTGTGATTGGAGTATTTTGGACCTCAAAATTATTATGGTCAGCGTTCACACTTCACCAAAAAATCCGCCCACCTTTTCCTGCATTTTGCATACTTTCCTTGCCCGTAACCTTTTTACTTCTTCAACTTAAAAAAAAGTGTACGTCTCTCCATACATACCCTTTTCGTCCAGATACACGAAACTTTGACTTAATGAAAAGTGAATCCTCCAATATTCTTGGACACGTGACCTTGCTTTTTTATCGGTTTCTCTCAAGAGGGTTCCGTTGAGATTGTTCAATTCTTGATTCTAATTTTCAGAAATCTGGTCCGGGGTACTGCATAGTATTGTGATTAGTATTTTTCTGTGTGGAATAAATTTGTTGTTAGTCTTAGGAGGTTAAGGATGGTTGGACCATTATCTCTTGTTGCTTCACCAATCACTGATTCACATGGATGTCCACGCTTGTGTTTGGATGCTCTGCCTTCATGCAACTTGAGTAGTGGAGATCTGATTACGAGTAGGAATTTAGTTACTAGTAGGAGGCATATGCCAAGACCTACTGGATCATTGGAGCTGAGTAGCCCTTTTCTTGATTCAGTAAAAGCTCTGTCTG
It contains:
- the LOC113749388 gene encoding J domain-containing protein required for chloroplast accumulation response 1; the protein is MERFSQRENVLLGYSRQGSFETSTKTSDGDSDMDFSDVFGGPPRRFSIRETRNRYSFCEAREESDEDAVLSRSPWPVLDEKPVFGEEGVNRKSYPSDDFYDDIFKGDEAKSRRTSRDFFASSPGSRISSPSRPLPPKAEPLSTSYPAQFSLPDKLTKATDFPLFGTTNRSSYKNKDGLSNGTSYKNKDEHTSLSRFANQATEVQDEARKDRPVYRQSPLSQEASHTGENCHETKSIEKDMGAKLKYKTQGKEVPLNSGQFHFSIYKWAGSGVPLLIPLGGRSKSRYKENFKTERCSSSNGRIESDIIGRHLPTVEEHIISIDTKSLTLKIDNEKHDDSSNDKKIDSCSQVEETHLKVPEPKLFESEGTVAQLDDNITRKKTEEESLSKNETNVYAKIEKEFSTNKGQTPKAHTKSLHELLKDENGEQGNENSFYIKTTNVASNNVNVRTSPKKTDARSTSGNRSEMTNAKKCSATNSGDAIGGTRVKGKVKEFVKIFNQETTAQSNAKFDSKGSRWQGLEINRSENGMSTAVKTDENVHKLDNMADASSRVDANFNKNKVNQESHFKSSVHKPSDPSTNESNSSNFSDSLPKDYDNNVENKDDSFFLVEDLTHDEEKDLQTSGLSAEIQASNAKIQQWSSGRKGNIRSLLSTLQLVLWPESGWKPVPLVDLIDGSAVKRAYQRALLCLHPDKLQQKGAASHQRFIAEQVFDILQEAWNHFNSLGAI